One Helianthus annuus cultivar XRQ/B unplaced genomic scaffold, HanXRQr2.0-SUNRISE HanXRQChr00c001, whole genome shotgun sequence genomic window carries:
- the LOC118489672 gene encoding probable serine/threonine-protein kinase PBL28: MTTTIAKFAHLQIPLEDVLNATNNFHHDNIIGRGGLGHVYKGQLQRSGELIKISALRLDRKHGGGVVEFWTEVSMLSNLKHPNIVSIVGFCDEQHEKIIVTTYEAKNGSLKEHLSNPNLTWTQRLKISVGVAHALSYLHYDEGRGYGVIHLNINSSTILLDENWEPKLSGFKVSIKQSLNRMDQVVLSEPIGTIGYLDPEIEKSKGVTCKSDIYAFGVVLFEILCGRRAYIRNDANRLLAPLVMQHYENDTLPDIIHPDLKNQMSGYQISVRSFRTYSETAYSCLKEERSHRPHMLSIVNKLEKALEKALRFQPRPENFGNNLEHLKIELHDIKFATHNFSDTNETLFGDCYTWYPIELCHFDKENPSFREGISKSKLFKRHNAIVIKRFLPKVDELEEELFFTELEVLASAKHHNIVTLIGFCVEGFERILVTEKFSNGSLGDYLGNAKKNA, from the exons ATGACAACAACAATCGCCAAGTTTGCTCACTTACAAATCCCACTTGAAGACGTACTAAACGCCACCAACAACTTTCATCATGATAACATCATCGGACGCGGTGGATTGGGACATGTATACAAAGGACAACTCCAGCGGTCCGGGGAGTTGATCAAGATCTCTGCGCTGAGGTTAGATCGTAAGCACGGTGGAGGAGTCGTCGAGTTCTGGACCGAAGTTTCAATGCTTTCTAATCTCAAGCATCCAAATATAGTCTCTATTGTTGGATTTTGTGATGAACAACATGAGAAGATCATTGTGACCACGTATGAGGCCAAAAATGGAAGTCTCAAAGAGCATCTAAGCAACCCGAACCTCACATGGACACAAAGATTGAAGATATCTGTAGGCGTGGCTCATGCGTTGAGTTACCTCCATTATGACGAGGGACGTGGCTATGGTGTTATACATCTTAACATCAATAGCTCCACAATTTTATTAGACGAGAACTGGGAACCCAAGTTATCCGGTTTTAAAGTTTCAATCAAACAATCACTTAACCGAATGGACCAGGTCGTCCTTTCTGAACCTATTGGCACAATAGGGTATTTGGACCCAGAAATTGAAAAGTCCAAAGGGGTGACCTGCAAGTCGGATATCTATGCATTCGGTGTTGTTTTATTCGAGATATTGTGTGGGAGGAGAGCATATATTAGGAACGATGCTAATAGATTACTAGCTCCATTGGTCATGCAACATTATGAAAACGACACGTTGCCAGATATAATCCATCCTGATCTAAAGAATCAAATGTCCGGATACCAAATATCCGTAAGATCATTCAGAACATACTCAGAAACGGCATATTCTTGCTTAAAGGAAGAGCGATCACATCGCCCACATATGCTCAGTATTGTTAATAAACTTGAGAAAGCATTGGAGAAAGCATTGAGGTTTCAACCACGACCTGAAAATTTT GGAAATAACTTGGAACACTTGAAGATTGAGCTTCATGATATAAAGTTTGCCACCCATAATTTTTCAGACACAAATGAAACTCTCTTTGGTGATTGCTATACTTGGTACCCAATTGAACTCTGCCATTTTGATAAAGAAAACCCTTCTTTCAGAGAAGGGATAAGTAAAAGTAAACTATTTAAGAGACACAACGCAATTGTTATAAAGCGCTTCCTTCCTAAAGTTGACGAGCTCGAAGAAGAATTATTTTTCACAGAACTTGAAGTGCTTGCCAGTGCTAAGCATCACAACATAGTCACTCTAATAGGATTTTGTGTTGAAGGTTTTGAGAGGATACTTGTCACCGAGAAATTTTCTAATGGATCACTTGGTGATTATTTGGGTAACGCAAAAAAAAATGCATAA
- the LOC118489682 gene encoding receptor-like protein kinase ANXUR2, with the protein MDDKKMMIHSDIDPFRFGLYENWRAKIEDFELAVFLPPNQKDEALCKRTYFKSTWHVDPEYAKTGKLKRESDVYSFGVVMFEILCRRKAQDQIYLKQSEKGLVHVARQNFSNGTIEDIIDPILKEETSKRSHRPIGGANKDSLYTFLKVANQCVAESQDQRPTLKVVLNELEQALVFQVSQVSSLDINLVDILSSIILSIISLFYSFP; encoded by the exons ATGGATGATAAAAAAATGATGATACATAGTGATATAGATCCTTTTAGATTTGGATTGTATGAGAATTGGAGGGCAAAGATCGAAGACTTTGAGTTGGCAGTATTCCTGCCTCCAAATCAAAAAGACGAAGCTCTATGTAAAAGAACATATTTTAAGTCAACATGGCACGTGGATCCAGAATATGCGAAGACTGGTAAGCTAAAAAGAGAGTCGGATGTATATAGCTTTGGAGTAGTTATGTTTGAAATTCTATGCAGAAGAAAAGCTCAGGACCAAATTTACCTTAAGCAGAGTGAGAAAGGGCTGGTTCATGTTGCAAGACAAAACTTCTCCAATGGGACAATAGAGGACATCATAGATCCTATACTAAAGGAAGAAACCAGTAAACGGAGTCATAGGCCAATTGGAGGAGCCAATAAGGATTCTTTGTACACATTTTTAAAAGTTGCAAACCAGTGTGTGGCGGAGAGTCAAGACCAACGTCCAACATTGAAAGTTGTTCTTAATGAACTTGAGCAAGCATTGGTCTTTCAAGTAAGTCAG GTATCGTCTTTAGACATCAATCTCGTTGATATCTTATCATCTATTATATTATCAATTATTTCATTGTTTTATAGTTTTCCTTAG